Proteins from a single region of Catenulispora acidiphila DSM 44928:
- a CDS encoding benzoate/H(+) symporter BenE family transporter: MGGEQGGGVGAAGVEVEDAVVAVGGGDGGDTDRSRGDDGLGPTFGAGVVTALVGFTSSFAVVIAGLRAIGATERQAASGLLVLSVSMGVAGVVFSVRHRMPISIAWSTPGAALLVSIGAGRVHSGHGGASGYREALGAFALAGLLIVITGFSRTLTRWIATIPAAISAAMLAGVIAPICFESAQAAVRLPRLALPALAVWVVLGRFAKRWATPAALAAAFIGLALDPSTRGHLTGGLLPTLTATTPRLDIGTLISLGLPLYLVTMASQNLAGIAVMRSYGYEPPIREVLMGTGAATALGAPFGGIAINFAAITAALAASPDAHRDPRRRWIAATTAGVLYVVLGLAAAAATALLIAAPPLLIEGVAGLALLPALGGALTTALSDIRYREPATAAFVTTASGITVAGIGAAFWGLLIGLALLVTSQFRRHQVNNA, encoded by the coding sequence GTGGGTGGTGAGCAGGGTGGGGGCGTTGGGGCTGCCGGGGTTGAGGTTGAGGATGCCGTTGTCGCTGTCGGCGGCGGCGACGGTGGCGACACCGATCGCAGCCGGGGTGACGACGGGCTAGGGCCGACGTTCGGAGCCGGCGTTGTCACGGCGCTTGTTGGTTTCACAAGTTCGTTCGCGGTTGTCATCGCCGGGTTGCGGGCGATCGGAGCCACTGAACGTCAAGCAGCGTCGGGGCTGTTGGTGCTCAGCGTCTCGATGGGCGTCGCAGGGGTCGTATTCAGCGTCCGCCACCGGATGCCGATCAGCATCGCTTGGTCGACGCCTGGCGCGGCGCTGCTCGTGAGTATCGGCGCGGGACGTGTGCATTCCGGACATGGAGGGGCGAGCGGCTACCGCGAAGCGCTTGGCGCGTTTGCCTTGGCGGGGCTGCTGATCGTCATCACCGGGTTCTCGCGCACGCTGACGCGGTGGATCGCGACCATCCCCGCGGCGATTTCCGCCGCGATGCTCGCCGGGGTGATCGCGCCGATCTGTTTCGAGTCCGCCCAAGCAGCGGTGCGTCTGCCGCGTTTGGCGTTGCCGGCGCTCGCGGTGTGGGTCGTGCTGGGGCGCTTCGCCAAGCGGTGGGCTACTCCGGCCGCTCTCGCCGCAGCCTTCATCGGCCTCGCGCTCGACCCGTCCACGCGCGGCCATCTGACCGGCGGCCTGCTCCCGACGCTGACCGCCACCACGCCGCGCCTGGATATCGGAACCCTGATAAGCCTCGGACTGCCGCTGTACCTGGTGACGATGGCGTCCCAAAACCTCGCGGGCATCGCGGTGATGCGCAGCTACGGCTACGAACCCCCGATCCGCGAAGTCCTGATGGGCACCGGCGCGGCGACGGCCCTCGGCGCCCCCTTCGGCGGCATCGCCATCAACTTCGCCGCCATCACCGCCGCCCTGGCGGCCAGCCCCGACGCACACCGCGACCCCCGCCGCCGCTGGATCGCCGCCACGACCGCGGGCGTGCTGTACGTCGTCCTGGGCCTCGCCGCCGCCGCCGCGACAGCACTTCTCATCGCCGCGCCGCCCCTGCTGATCGAAGGCGTCGCAGGCCTCGCACTCCTGCCCGCTCTAGGCGGAGCATTGACAACAGCCTTAAGCGATATCCGCTATCGCGAACCGGCGACAGCGGCATTCGTCACCACCGCATCCGGCATCACCGTCGCCGGAATCGGAGCCGCATTCTGGGGCCTCCTCATAGGCCTCGCCCTCCTCGTCACATCCCAGTTCAGACGCCATCAAGTGAACAACGCGTGA